A genomic region of Rhipicephalus sanguineus isolate Rsan-2018 chromosome 1, BIME_Rsan_1.4, whole genome shotgun sequence contains the following coding sequences:
- the LOC119377321 gene encoding uncharacterized protein LOC119377321 isoform X2, giving the protein MFAYVRFRDDNEKRIVPVAACKHLKPNDTSDFNPRKWYKVFWKDETHCDHYHAQVIRPYATEDDAGKATEKRTSIPQRPGSDSSYSCSSNEVDGSFEEKKTSFCARAAAASQNNKLRLCHRHVLPRTTTMQPPRTATVQPLRTTTATPGSPEVAHTSAREADYVTTDGEVHLGKGITIPEGLYSRLMSTKSETRFVREAAVAIYSTAGLVGRSVIGTASNRTKGEAKPPLDKEKYAVLSDFFNHFLKSNFPIGEVEQKKKILNKALANKINDLMKSKD; this is encoded by the exons ATGTTCGCGTACGTTCGTTTCCGCGACGACAACGAAAAGCGAATCGTCCCAGTGGCTGCATGTAAACACCTCAAGCCGAACGATACGAGCGATTTTAATCCTCGCAAATGGTACAAAGTCTTCTGGAAAGATGAAACACACTGCGACCACTACCACGCTCAAGTGATTAGGCCTTACG CTACCGAGGACGATGCAGGGAAGGCTACCGAAAAACGAACTTCCATTCCGCAAAGACCTGGCAGCGACTCCTCCTATAGCTGCAGTTCAAATGAAGTGGATGGATCGTTTGAAGAA aaaaaaacCTCGTTCTGTGCGAGGGCTGCAGCCGCAAGCCAGAACAACAAGTTGCGCCTTTGCCATCGCCATGTGCTGCCACGCACCACcaccatgcagccgccgcgcaccGCTACCGTGCAGCCACTGCGCACCACCACAGCGACCCCGGGCAGCCCTGAAGTGGCCCACACAAGTGCGAGGGAGGCCGATTACGTGACCACTGACGGAGAG GTGCATCTGGGCAAAGGGATCACCATTCCTGAGGGCCTGTACAGCCGCCTCATGAGCACAAAAAGCGAAACCCGCTTTGTTCGTGAGGCGGCCGTTGCCATTTATTCAACGGCAGGCTTGGTTGGGCGGAGTGTAATTGGAACAGCCTCTAACCGGACAAAGGGAGAGGCAAAACCTCCCTTGGATAAAGAAAAATACGCTGTGCTTTCTG ATTTCTTCAACCATTTTTTGAAAAGCAATTTTCCAATTGGAGAGGTCGAGCAAAAGAAGAAGATACTAAATAAGGCGCTCGCAAACAAAATTAACGATTTGATGAAATCAAAAGATTAA
- the LOC119377321 gene encoding uncharacterized protein LOC119377321 isoform X1, whose translation MFAYVRFRDDNEKRIVPVAACKHLKPNDTSDFNPRKWYKVFWKDETHCDHYHAQVIRPYGKCMTASLFSKYKNKDEEAVILKLSTRHVFLATEDDAGKATEKRTSIPQRPGSDSSYSCSSNEVDGSFEEKKTSFCARAAAASQNNKLRLCHRHVLPRTTTMQPPRTATVQPLRTTTATPGSPEVAHTSAREADYVTTDGEVHLGKGITIPEGLYSRLMSTKSETRFVREAAVAIYSTAGLVGRSVIGTASNRTKGEAKPPLDKEKYAVLSDFFNHFLKSNFPIGEVEQKKKILNKALANKINDLMKSKD comes from the exons ATGTTCGCGTACGTTCGTTTCCGCGACGACAACGAAAAGCGAATCGTCCCAGTGGCTGCATGTAAACACCTCAAGCCGAACGATACGAGCGATTTTAATCCTCGCAAATGGTACAAAGTCTTCTGGAAAGATGAAACACACTGCGACCACTACCACGCTCAAGTGATTAGGCCTTACGGTAAGTGCATGACCGCCTCTTTGTTTTccaaatacaaaaacaaagatgAGGAAGCAGTCATTCTGAAATTATCCACTCGTCATGTTTTTTTAGCTACCGAGGACGATGCAGGGAAGGCTACCGAAAAACGAACTTCCATTCCGCAAAGACCTGGCAGCGACTCCTCCTATAGCTGCAGTTCAAATGAAGTGGATGGATCGTTTGAAGAA aaaaaaacCTCGTTCTGTGCGAGGGCTGCAGCCGCAAGCCAGAACAACAAGTTGCGCCTTTGCCATCGCCATGTGCTGCCACGCACCACcaccatgcagccgccgcgcaccGCTACCGTGCAGCCACTGCGCACCACCACAGCGACCCCGGGCAGCCCTGAAGTGGCCCACACAAGTGCGAGGGAGGCCGATTACGTGACCACTGACGGAGAG GTGCATCTGGGCAAAGGGATCACCATTCCTGAGGGCCTGTACAGCCGCCTCATGAGCACAAAAAGCGAAACCCGCTTTGTTCGTGAGGCGGCCGTTGCCATTTATTCAACGGCAGGCTTGGTTGGGCGGAGTGTAATTGGAACAGCCTCTAACCGGACAAAGGGAGAGGCAAAACCTCCCTTGGATAAAGAAAAATACGCTGTGCTTTCTG ATTTCTTCAACCATTTTTTGAAAAGCAATTTTCCAATTGGAGAGGTCGAGCAAAAGAAGAAGATACTAAATAAGGCGCTCGCAAACAAAATTAACGATTTGATGAAATCAAAAGATTAA